One genomic window of Burkholderia diffusa includes the following:
- the erpA gene encoding iron-sulfur cluster insertion protein ErpA — MNAVTESAATTTEMPVPFVFTDAAADKVKQLIDEEGNPDLKLRVFVQGGGCSGFQYGFTFDEEVNEDDTVMNKNGVQLLIDSMSYQYLVGAEIDYKDDLNGAQFVIKNPNATTTCGCGSSFSV, encoded by the coding sequence ATGAACGCTGTTACCGAATCCGCAGCAACGACCACCGAAATGCCGGTACCGTTCGTCTTCACCGACGCCGCGGCCGACAAGGTCAAGCAACTGATCGACGAAGAGGGCAATCCCGACCTGAAGCTGCGCGTATTCGTGCAGGGTGGCGGCTGCTCGGGCTTCCAGTATGGCTTCACGTTCGACGAGGAAGTCAACGAGGACGACACCGTGATGAACAAGAACGGCGTCCAGCTCCTGATCGACTCGATGAGCTACCAGTACCTGGTCGGCGCCGAGATCGACTACAAGGACGACCTCAACGGCGCCCAGTTCGTGATCAAGAACCCGAACGCAACGACGACCTGCGGGTGCGGCTCGTCGTTCTCGGTCTGA
- a CDS encoding anhydro-N-acetylmuramic acid kinase — protein MPQRHPQPAHPADGIYFGLMSGTSMDGVDGVAVRFETGRAPVVLAEAFVGFAQSLRDALFALQQPGDNEIDRESVAANALVARYAVCCHELQRTAGLSRDQIRAIGVHGQTVRHRPERGYTRQLNNPALLAELAHIDVIADFRSRDVAAGGHGAPLAPAFHATIFGAPGETRVVCNLGGISNITILPGDGGDVRGFDCGPANALLDAWATRHLGKPYDDGGKFAARGTVHAPLLDALLDEPYFAAPPPKSTGRDLFNPAWLDAKLAAFTQVAPEHVQATLTALTAVSVAREVAQHATDCKAVFVCGGGARNPVLLAALADALREAGVPATVDTTAALGVPPQQVEALAFAWLAYRFTARQPGNLASVTGAADARVLGALYPR, from the coding sequence GTGCCGCAACGACATCCGCAACCCGCCCATCCGGCCGACGGCATCTACTTCGGGCTGATGTCGGGAACCAGCATGGACGGCGTCGACGGCGTCGCCGTGCGCTTCGAGACGGGCCGCGCGCCCGTCGTGCTCGCGGAAGCGTTCGTCGGCTTCGCGCAATCGCTGCGCGATGCGCTGTTCGCGCTGCAGCAGCCCGGCGACAACGAGATCGACCGCGAATCCGTCGCGGCGAACGCGCTCGTCGCGCGCTACGCGGTGTGCTGTCACGAGTTGCAGCGCACCGCCGGCCTGTCGCGCGACCAGATCCGCGCGATCGGCGTGCATGGCCAGACGGTCCGACACCGTCCGGAGCGCGGCTACACGCGCCAGCTCAACAATCCGGCCCTGCTCGCGGAGCTTGCCCATATCGACGTGATCGCCGATTTCCGCAGCCGCGACGTGGCGGCCGGCGGCCACGGCGCGCCGCTCGCGCCGGCGTTCCACGCGACGATCTTCGGCGCGCCGGGCGAGACGCGCGTCGTCTGCAACCTCGGCGGCATCAGCAACATCACGATCCTGCCCGGCGATGGCGGCGACGTGCGCGGCTTCGACTGCGGGCCCGCGAACGCGCTGCTCGACGCGTGGGCGACGCGCCACCTCGGCAAGCCGTACGACGACGGCGGCAAGTTCGCCGCGCGCGGCACCGTACATGCTCCGCTGCTCGACGCGCTGCTTGACGAGCCCTACTTCGCCGCGCCGCCGCCGAAAAGCACCGGCCGCGACCTGTTCAATCCCGCGTGGCTGGACGCGAAGCTCGCCGCGTTCACGCAAGTCGCGCCCGAACACGTGCAGGCGACGCTGACGGCGCTCACCGCCGTCTCGGTCGCCCGCGAAGTCGCGCAGCATGCGACGGATTGCAAGGCCGTATTCGTCTGCGGTGGCGGCGCCCGCAATCCGGTGCTGCTCGCCGCGCTCGCGGATGCGTTGCGCGAAGCCGGCGTGCCAGCGACAGTGGATACGACAGCCGCGCTCGGCGTGCCGCCACAGCAGGTCGAAGCGCTCGCGTTCGCGTGGCTCGCGTATCGCTTCACCGCGCGCCAGCCCGGCAACCTCGCGAGCGTGACGGGCGCCGCGGACGCGCGCGTGCTGGGCGCGCTTTATCCGCGCTGA